The following coding sequences are from one Rutidosis leptorrhynchoides isolate AG116_Rl617_1_P2 chromosome 11, CSIRO_AGI_Rlap_v1, whole genome shotgun sequence window:
- the LOC139875178 gene encoding uncharacterized mitochondrial protein AtMg00810-like: protein MDEEYHALISNGTWKFNADGSMARYKARLVANGKSQQIGIDCDETFSPGFQRSRCDSSLFVYHHGSSTSYLLLYVDDIILTASSTSLLQTIIGQLSREFSMTDLGDLNYFLGISATCSSTGMFLSQKNYSIYILKHVDMVHGKPYRTPTDTLSKLDDTGPPVADPTLYRSFAGALQYLTFTRPDISYVVQQICLFMHDLREPHFLALKCILRYLRGTLDHGLQIHVSSTDGLVAYSDADWDGCPTTHRFTSGYCVFLCDNLLSWSSKHHEVISRSSAEAEYQGVANVVAETCCNVPIGRTNNKHIIWKQNQHQSQKAILISSER, encoded by the exons ATGGATGAGGAATATCATGCTCTTATTTCTAATGGCACTTGG AAGTTTAATGCTGATGGTTCGATGGCTCGTTACAAAGCCAGGTTAGTTGCTAATGGAAAGAGCCAGCAGATTggcattgattgtgatgagactttcAGTCCG GGTTTTCAGCGGAGTCGATGTGACTCGTCTTTATTTGTATATCATCACGGGTCCTCTACATCATACCTTcttttatatgttgatgacattattcttACTGCATCGTCCACTTCGCTGCTACAGACCATCATTGGTCAGCTTAGTAGAGAGTTTTCTATGACTGATTTAGGGGACCTTAACTATTTTCTTGGCATTTCAGCCACTTGCAGCTCTACAGGCATGTTTCTTTCTCAGAAGAATTATTCTATATACATCTTAAAACATGTAGATATGGTACATGGCAAACCTTATCGCACGCCTACCGACACATTGTCCAAATTAGACGACACCGGTCCACCTGTTGCTGATCCCACCTTGTATAGGAGTTTTGCAGGTGCTCTTCAGTATCTCACGTTCACTCGACCTGACATATCCTATGTTGTTCAACAGATTTGTCTTTTCATGCATGACCTACGGGAGCCACATTTTCTTGCTCTAAAATGCATTTTGCGCTACCTTCGTGGCACACTTGATCATGGGTTACAGATACATGTCTCATCCACAGATGGCCTTGTTGCATATTCTGATGCTGATTGGGATGGGTGCCCCACAACACATCGCTTCACATCTGGCTATTGTGTTTTCCTTTGTGACAATCTATTATCATGGTCCTCGAAGCATCATGAGGTTATCTCGAGATCTAGTGCCGAGGCTGAATATCAGGGTGTAGCTAATGTTGTTGCTGAAACATGCTGTAATGTCCCAATCGGCCGAACAAATAACAAACATATAATTTGGAAACAAAATCAACACCAAAGCCAAAAGGCTATTCTTATTTCAAGTGAAAGATAA